One genomic window of Augochlora pura isolate Apur16 chromosome 5, APUR_v2.2.1, whole genome shotgun sequence includes the following:
- the LOC144470142 gene encoding WD repeat-containing protein 18, whose amino-acid sequence MSQIANMREVILTSDSTGEHWSAASWDPRTGSTLSTYKHAGALAQGTLQLLGDSYIIGADLTKPRIHVWPLNNPNPVSNLRLTTPGKVTALACTPNGAFLVAAISEKLFLWQVCNGRLLGHLSQHYQAVNCLSFCSDGSLFASGAEDGLVFVWSLFSVINDQRSGPLHGFSHHSLPVKDLQFGHPGPRGRLCTVSLDRTCNVYEPGSGILLLTLVFDVPLTSVCLSVRESDLFVGCTDGSIYKFNLHEPPRGIEHHVTVRDNSDSEGTVVFRGHKSTIVALSTSVDARYLLSGSTTGEVHLWDVASRQVLRTIDHKGPITAAFFAKNYENFRVTNLQPNLTVANLQRISDDIDGKQSVIQVVSRDKINPDILRFESYVGDVDNAESENLESSKLLEMREEIERLKRINAAIYQYSVKQILGKDFERSNGDRVTEEQP is encoded by the coding sequence ATGTCACAGATTGCTAATATGAGGGAAGTGATTCTGACGAGCGATAGCACCGGTGAACATTGGAGCGCAGCATCGTGGGATCCTCGCACAGGTTCTACCTTGTCGACATATAAACACGCTGGAGCGTTGGCACAGGGCACGCTGCAATTGCTGGGCGACAGCTACATCATCGGTGCAGACCTCACGAAACCTAGAATACACGTATGGCCTCTAAACAATCCCAATCCGGTGTCTAATCTTCGTTTGACTACACCGGGTAAAGTAACCGCCCTGGCTTGTACGCCGAATGGCGCCTTCCTGGTCGCAGCCATCTCGGAGAAGCTGTTCCTCTGGCAAGTGTGCAACGGTAGACTACTGGGACATCTGTCGCAGCATTACCAAGCAGTGAATTGTCTGTCCTTCTGTAGCGACGGTTCTTTGTTTGCCAGCGGTGCCGAAGATGGCCTCGTTTTCGTGTGGTCTCTCTTCAGCGTGATAAACGATCAACGTTCTGGGCCTCTGCATGGATTCTCCCACCATTCCTTGCCAGTAAAGGACCTACAGTTTGGTCACCCTGGACCCAGAGGAAGACTGTGCACAGTGTCCTTGGACCGTACCTGTAACGTCTACGAGCCAGGAAGTGGTATCCTACTGTTGACTCTCGTCTTCGACGTACCTCTGACCTCGGTCTGTCTCAGCGTCCGCGAGAGCGACCTCTTTGTCGGATGCACCGACGGCAGTATCTACAAGTTCAACCTACACGAGCCACCTCGTGGAATAGAACATCATGTGACGGTGCGAGATAACTCGGATTCCGAGGGCACCGTCGTTTTCAGAGGCCACAAGTCCACGATCGTGGCATTATCGACCTCGGTCGACGCGAGATACTTACTTTCCGGATCCACGACCGGCGAGGTGCACCTCTGGGACGTCGCCAGTAGACAGGTCCTCAGGACCATCGACCATAAGGGACCTATCACCGCAGCGTTCTTCGCGAAGAACTACGAGAACTTCAGGGTCACCAATCTTCAGCCAAATCTGACGGTCGCCAATCTGCAGAGGATATCGGACGATATCGACGGCAAGCAAAGCGTCATCCAAGTGGTTTCCAGGGATAAAATTAACCCGGATATCCTACGGTTCGAGTCCTATGTTGGAGACGTGGATAACGCGGAGTCGGAGAATTTGGAATCCAGCAAGCTGCTCGAGATGAGGGAGGAGATCGAGAGGCTGAAGAGAATCAATGCCGCCATTTACCAGTACAGCGTGAAACAGATCTTGGGAAAGGATTTTGAACGATCGAACGGAGACCGTGTTACTGAGGAACAACCTTGA